Proteins encoded within one genomic window of Companilactobacillus zhachilii:
- a CDS encoding ABC-F family ATP-binding cassette domain-containing protein translates to MSVLEVHGLTQQFLDKKLYDSADLQVNKEDHLGIIGQNGVGKSTFIKILTGQIEPDEGKISWKKHLTIGYLDQQAKLAPGMTIYEYLKTAFSKLYETSDKLNDIYMNNPTDEDLEKAGKLQEILDANDFYELDTKIQQVATGLGLDAIGYDHDVSKLSGGQRSKIILAKILLEQPDMILLDEPTNYLDTNHIDWLADYLNNFEGAFIVISHDYGFLDRIINCVADFEFGKITKYTGSLKQALKQKAANKETYMKAYVKQQEQISKTKAYIRKFKAGSRSKSAKSREKQLAHMDVLTPPGNKTAASFGFPYIEVPSSRMLLEVNDLKVGYDGKALFDKALNFSIVSGEKMVIKGFNGIGKSTLIKTLLGIIPPIDGNFDFSETVKIGYFKQDLVWKNNLDSPFKYISEEHPDRDGKEVRRVLARTGLTNQQIMSQMRSLSGGEQTKVKIADLMFDNTNFLFMDEPTNHLDDESKAALRKGLRNYDGSMILVTHEEDFYSSDWIDKVLDIEKIKEN, encoded by the coding sequence ATGAGCGTTTTAGAAGTACACGGCTTAACACAACAATTCTTAGATAAGAAATTGTACGATTCAGCCGATTTACAAGTTAATAAGGAGGATCATTTGGGGATTATTGGTCAAAATGGTGTGGGTAAGTCTACCTTTATCAAAATTTTGACTGGTCAAATTGAACCTGATGAGGGAAAAATCTCTTGGAAGAAGCATTTGACGATTGGTTATTTGGATCAACAAGCCAAATTAGCTCCAGGGATGACGATTTACGAGTATCTTAAAACAGCCTTTTCAAAGTTATATGAAACAAGCGATAAGCTAAACGATATTTACATGAATAACCCGACAGATGAAGACCTTGAAAAAGCTGGAAAGCTCCAAGAAATCTTAGATGCCAACGATTTCTATGAATTGGATACTAAGATTCAACAAGTTGCTACTGGTTTAGGACTTGATGCGATTGGATATGACCATGACGTTTCCAAACTAAGTGGTGGTCAACGGTCAAAGATTATTTTGGCTAAAATTTTGCTAGAACAACCAGATATGATTCTCTTGGATGAGCCAACTAACTACTTGGATACTAACCATATTGACTGGCTAGCTGATTATTTGAATAATTTTGAAGGTGCTTTTATCGTAATTTCCCATGATTATGGCTTCCTGGACCGTATTATTAACTGTGTGGCTGATTTTGAGTTCGGTAAGATCACTAAGTATACTGGTTCTCTAAAGCAAGCCTTGAAGCAAAAGGCTGCTAATAAAGAAACATATATGAAGGCATACGTTAAGCAACAAGAGCAAATTTCGAAGACTAAGGCTTATATTAGAAAGTTTAAGGCTGGTTCTCGTTCAAAGAGTGCTAAGAGTAGGGAGAAACAGTTGGCCCATATGGACGTTTTGACACCTCCAGGGAATAAAACAGCAGCTAGTTTTGGTTTTCCATATATTGAAGTCCCTAGTTCACGTATGTTATTAGAAGTAAATGACTTAAAAGTTGGTTATGATGGGAAGGCTCTATTTGATAAGGCCTTGAACTTCTCCATTGTGAGTGGCGAAAAAATGGTTATTAAAGGATTCAATGGTATTGGTAAGTCAACATTGATCAAGACTCTATTGGGGATAATTCCACCTATTGATGGTAACTTTGATTTCTCAGAGACTGTTAAGATTGGCTACTTCAAACAAGATCTAGTGTGGAAGAATAATCTCGATTCGCCGTTCAAGTATATAAGCGAAGAGCACCCTGATAGGGATGGTAAGGAAGTTAGACGAGTATTAGCTAGAACCGGACTAACTAATCAACAAATCATGTCTCAAATGCGTTCACTTTCTGGTGGCGAGCAGACTAAGGTTAAAATTGCGGACTTAATGTTCGATAATACTAACTTCCTATTCATGGATGAACCAACAAACCATTTGGATGATGAATCTAAGGCGGCACTACGTAAAGGGCTTAGAAACTATGATGGATCAATGATTCTAGTAACCCACGAAGAGGATTTCTATAGTAGTGATTGGATTGATAAGGTCTTAGATATTGAAAAGATCAAAGAAAATTGA
- the dnaB gene encoding replicative DNA helicase has product MNNDITSRIPPNDKDAEQAVLGAVFLSQDALIEAMEYVDAEDFYQHANQLVFQAMMNLNDEEEPVDVVTVQNELDRLNQIEDIGGVSYLAELASAVPTAANTTYYAKIVKNKSTLRRLINAATGIVQRSFEEDDDVDSIIDQSEKEIMDVSENRNHKGFRRISDVVKSSFEEIDKLYDQDSDVTGLSTGYKDLDAMTTGLHKDELIILAARPGVGKTAFALNLAQNAATKSNATVAIFSLEMGAESLVNRMLCSEGSIDANALRTGKLDENQWNSLVVAMGSLSRTNVYIDDTPGIKMAEIRSKCRRLLKESGNLDLVIIDYLQLIEGTGQENRQQEVSVISRNLKKLAKELHVPIIALSQLSRGVEARQDKRPMLSDIRESGSIEQDADIVAFLYRDDYYRDEDGDDNDNSEPQEEPEDPDVGEVEVIISKNRSGPRGTAKLLFVKSYNKFSSIANIPEN; this is encoded by the coding sequence ATGAATAATGATATAACTTCAAGAATACCGCCCAATGATAAGGATGCTGAGCAAGCCGTATTAGGAGCGGTATTTCTTAGTCAAGATGCGTTAATTGAAGCGATGGAATACGTTGATGCGGAAGATTTTTATCAACACGCTAATCAACTAGTTTTCCAAGCGATGATGAATTTAAATGATGAAGAAGAACCAGTCGATGTCGTGACCGTTCAAAACGAACTTGATCGTTTAAATCAAATTGAAGATATCGGCGGAGTCAGTTATTTAGCGGAACTAGCTAGTGCTGTACCAACGGCCGCTAATACGACTTACTATGCCAAAATCGTTAAGAATAAGTCGACTTTGCGCCGTCTGATCAATGCTGCAACAGGCATTGTTCAACGAAGTTTTGAAGAAGACGACGATGTTGACAGTATTATCGATCAATCCGAAAAAGAAATCATGGATGTTTCTGAAAACCGTAATCATAAAGGTTTTAGACGGATCTCTGATGTTGTTAAATCATCCTTTGAAGAGATTGATAAACTATACGATCAAGATAGTGATGTTACTGGACTTTCAACTGGTTACAAAGATCTTGATGCGATGACCACTGGTTTACATAAAGACGAATTGATTATTTTAGCTGCTCGTCCTGGTGTTGGTAAAACTGCCTTTGCCTTGAACTTAGCTCAAAATGCGGCGACTAAATCCAATGCAACGGTTGCCATTTTCTCGCTGGAAATGGGTGCTGAATCATTGGTTAACCGTATGCTTTGTTCAGAAGGTAGTATCGATGCCAATGCTTTGAGAACTGGTAAGTTAGATGAGAATCAATGGAACAGTTTAGTCGTAGCCATGGGTAGTTTGTCACGGACGAACGTTTATATTGACGATACTCCTGGTATTAAGATGGCTGAGATTCGTTCAAAGTGTCGTCGTCTATTAAAAGAAAGTGGCAATTTGGATCTAGTTATCATCGATTATTTGCAACTGATCGAGGGTACTGGTCAAGAGAATAGACAACAAGAAGTTTCAGTTATTTCACGTAATTTGAAAAAATTAGCAAAAGAATTACATGTACCAATAATCGCATTGTCACAGCTTTCCCGTGGTGTTGAAGCTCGTCAAGACAAGAGACCAATGTTGTCAGATATCCGTGAATCTGGTTCAATTGAACAAGATGCGGATATCGTAGCCTTTCTTTATCGTGATGATTATTATCGTGATGAAGATGGTGATGACAACGATAATAGTGAGCCACAAGAGGAACCAGAAGATCCTGATGTAGGTGAAGTTGAAGTAATTATCAGTAAGAACCGTTCAGGTCCTCGTGGGACAGCTAAGTTATTGTTCGTGAAATCTTATAATAAGTTTTCATCGATCGCGAATATTCCAGAAAATTAA
- a CDS encoding adenylosuccinate synthase — translation MTTVVVVGTQWGDEGKGKITDYFSGEANIIARYQGGDNAGHTLNIDNNVYKLRSVPSGILYSDKTSVIGNGVVLNLESLQEELNRLHEQGVDTSNLKISNRAQLILPYHIELDKLQEAAKGDSKVGTTNRGIGPAYTDKASRVGIRMADILDKELFKELLTENLKAKNELFTKIYGAEPMNFDDIFEKYYQFGQDLKDRVIDTSAYLNRELKNGQNVLFEGAQGIMLDIDHGTYPYVTSSNPAGGVTTGAGVGAPLIDNVIGVVKAYTSRVGAGPFPTEQLNDTGDFLREAGHEYGTVTHRPRRVGWLDLVVLKHSCNVAGVTHLSLNCLDVLTGLKEIKVCTGYDLNGKIIDEYPANLNVLAKCKPVYKTFPGWDVDMTQAKSLKDLPQEALDYLDFIKDQLGVEYATVSVGPDREQTIEVNDVWKN, via the coding sequence ATGACAACAGTTGTTGTAGTAGGTACCCAATGGGGCGACGAAGGTAAAGGTAAAATTACCGATTATTTCAGTGGTGAAGCTAACATTATTGCACGTTATCAAGGTGGAGATAATGCTGGACACACTTTGAACATCGATAACAACGTTTACAAGTTGAGATCTGTTCCATCAGGTATTTTGTATTCAGATAAGACTAGTGTTATTGGAAATGGGGTTGTTTTAAACCTTGAGTCACTTCAAGAAGAACTTAACCGTCTTCACGAACAAGGTGTAGACACATCTAATTTGAAGATTTCTAACCGTGCACAGTTAATCTTGCCTTATCATATTGAACTAGATAAGCTTCAAGAAGCTGCTAAGGGCGATTCTAAGGTCGGAACAACTAATAGAGGTATTGGACCTGCTTATACTGACAAAGCTTCACGTGTGGGTATTAGAATGGCAGATATTCTTGATAAAGAGTTGTTCAAAGAACTATTAACTGAAAATCTTAAAGCTAAGAATGAACTATTTACCAAAATCTACGGTGCTGAACCAATGAACTTTGATGATATTTTTGAAAAGTATTATCAATTCGGTCAAGACTTAAAAGATCGTGTTATTGACACATCTGCATATTTGAACAGAGAATTGAAGAACGGCCAAAACGTTCTATTCGAAGGTGCACAAGGCATCATGCTTGATATTGACCATGGTACTTATCCTTATGTAACTTCATCAAATCCTGCCGGTGGTGTGACTACTGGAGCCGGAGTTGGTGCACCATTGATCGACAACGTTATTGGTGTTGTTAAAGCTTATACATCAAGAGTCGGTGCTGGTCCATTCCCAACCGAACAATTGAATGATACAGGCGACTTCTTACGAGAAGCTGGTCACGAATATGGAACAGTTACACATCGTCCACGTCGTGTTGGTTGGTTAGATCTAGTTGTATTAAAACATTCATGTAACGTTGCCGGAGTAACCCATCTATCACTTAACTGTTTAGACGTCCTAACAGGCCTCAAAGAAATCAAAGTCTGCACAGGCTATGATTTAAATGGAAAGATCATTGATGAATATCCAGCAAACTTGAACGTTTTAGCTAAGTGCAAGCCAGTATATAAGACATTCCCAGGTTGGGACGTTGATATGACACAAGCTAAGAGCTTGAAAGACTTGCCACAAGAAGCACTTGATTATTTGGACTTTATCAAAGACCAATTAGGCGTTGAGTACGCTACAGTTTCAGTTGGACCAGATAGAGAACAAACAATTGAAGTTAATGACGTTTGGAAGAATTAG
- a CDS encoding LCP family protein, translating into MDNNKNNMSRERRQRARNSALASNNGGKIKRPFLKILGLVFLVMLFVMGSYGFRLYAQTQNSMGKTYKALDGKKISTRIRDQKPVSILLLGVDTTDNGIRDTEKNYRGNSDTMIVVTVNPKTNKTTMMSIPRDSMSQIWKSETNNTKKIQKINSAYNIGNEESSVATTEKFLNIPIDYYVKVDFNSLTQIVNAVGGVDVDVPFSFSYGDTGQKESHFKKGKMHLNGKQALDYSRMRYEDPKGDYGRQLRQRQVITAIIKSAASAKTFTRYQKVLDSISSSMTTNLSFTDMQSMFLNYHGAAANIGSDHVQGYGSMINGSSYEVIPTKELQRASSKLRKQLGLSEEELDNEETRLNTLNEDNGFSFKSENSNQNYTIFTRDQTSE; encoded by the coding sequence ATGGATAATAATAAAAACAATATGTCTAGAGAGCGCCGGCAAAGAGCGCGTAACAGTGCCTTAGCCTCTAACAATGGTGGTAAAATTAAGCGCCCATTTTTGAAAATATTGGGTCTGGTCTTTTTGGTCATGCTTTTCGTAATGGGTTCTTATGGATTTAGACTTTATGCTCAAACCCAGAATTCTATGGGTAAGACGTATAAAGCATTAGATGGTAAGAAGATTTCTACTCGAATTAGAGATCAGAAACCTGTTTCTATTTTGTTATTAGGTGTTGATACAACTGACAATGGAATTCGAGATACTGAAAAGAATTATCGTGGTAACTCGGATACAATGATCGTTGTAACGGTTAATCCTAAGACAAATAAAACGACAATGATGTCTATTCCAAGAGATTCGATGTCACAAATTTGGAAGAGCGAAACGAATAATACTAAAAAGATTCAAAAAATTAATTCAGCCTATAATATCGGGAATGAAGAGAGTTCAGTTGCTACAACAGAGAAATTCTTGAATATACCGATCGATTATTATGTTAAAGTTGATTTTAACTCGTTGACACAGATCGTAAATGCGGTCGGTGGTGTTGATGTTGATGTACCATTTAGCTTCTCGTATGGTGATACTGGACAAAAGGAATCCCATTTTAAGAAGGGTAAAATGCATTTGAACGGTAAACAGGCACTAGATTACTCAAGAATGCGTTATGAAGATCCTAAGGGTGACTATGGTCGTCAATTGAGACAACGTCAGGTTATTACAGCCATTATTAAAAGTGCTGCGAGTGCCAAGACGTTTACCCGTTATCAAAAAGTATTGGATAGTATCTCCAGTTCAATGACAACCAACTTGAGCTTTACTGATATGCAATCAATGTTCTTGAATTATCATGGTGCGGCGGCAAATATCGGTTCTGACCATGTCCAAGGTTATGGCTCAATGATCAACGGTTCTTCGTATGAAGTGATTCCAACTAAGGAACTACAACGTGCATCGTCTAAGCTTAGAAAACAATTGGGCTTATCTGAAGAAGAACTAGATAATGAAGAAACAAGATTAAATACATTGAATGAAGATAATGGCTTCTCCTTTAAGAGTGAGAATTCTAACCAAAACTATACAATCTTTACACGAGATCAAACTTCTGAGTAG
- a CDS encoding amino acid permease, protein MPDASNAKTFRWWNIALLGFTTVWGLNNVINNFANQGLAVVTSWILIMILYFVPYTLMVGQLGSAFQEAGGGVSSWVKALSNNKLAYFAAWTYWVVHVPYLAQKPQIIMVSLSWLFKGNGSFIKTSSPLVVQGASLIIFLAFVWLASKGTTILNNLGSIAGIAMFAMSMLFIILGVSAPFITHVPIATPDMSDIHTYIPKFDFQYFTTISMLVFAVGGSEKISPYVNKTKNASKEFPLGMIILAVMVAVSAILGSFAIGMIVNSNHIPADLMANGAYQAFQFLGNSFHVGNLFVWAFAITNTVASAAALAISIDAPLRMLLGDADKKFIPKALLKKNKRGIAINGYKLTAILVSILIIVPALGINGMNDLYNWLLNLNSIVMPMRYLWVFFAFMMLSKHIDSFQSDYMFVKNKYVGFGLGLWTFFLTAFACILGMVPKMNMAQDPSSWWFQLALNIITPLALIALGLVLPAIAKRTNKELDEI, encoded by the coding sequence ATGCCAGATGCAAGTAATGCAAAGACGTTCAGATGGTGGAACATTGCCTTATTAGGCTTTACCACTGTCTGGGGTCTTAATAATGTTATCAACAACTTTGCCAATCAAGGTTTAGCTGTTGTAACTTCATGGATTTTAATCATGATTCTATACTTTGTCCCATATACCTTAATGGTTGGACAGTTAGGATCAGCCTTCCAAGAAGCTGGCGGGGGTGTCAGCTCTTGGGTCAAAGCACTTTCTAATAACAAGTTAGCTTATTTTGCTGCTTGGACTTATTGGGTCGTGCACGTACCATATCTTGCTCAAAAGCCACAAATTATCATGGTTAGTTTGAGCTGGTTATTTAAGGGGAACGGTTCATTTATCAAGACATCATCCCCATTAGTAGTTCAAGGAGCTAGTTTGATAATCTTTCTTGCCTTTGTATGGTTAGCAAGTAAAGGTACAACGATTCTTAACAACCTAGGTAGTATTGCTGGTATCGCTATGTTTGCCATGTCAATGCTCTTCATTATCTTAGGTGTCAGTGCTCCATTTATCACTCATGTTCCAATTGCTACACCAGACATGTCTGATATTCACACATATATACCGAAATTTGACTTTCAATACTTTACGACGATTTCCATGCTAGTCTTTGCCGTTGGTGGTTCTGAAAAGATTTCACCATACGTTAACAAGACTAAGAATGCTTCTAAGGAATTCCCACTTGGTATGATTATCTTAGCTGTTATGGTTGCCGTATCAGCCATTTTAGGATCATTCGCTATTGGTATGATTGTTAACTCAAATCATATTCCAGCTGATCTTATGGCTAACGGTGCTTATCAAGCTTTCCAATTCTTAGGTAACAGTTTCCACGTTGGTAACTTGTTCGTTTGGGCTTTTGCGATTACTAATACAGTTGCTTCGGCGGCTGCACTTGCTATCTCAATCGATGCACCATTACGTATGCTTCTAGGTGATGCTGATAAGAAGTTCATCCCTAAAGCTCTTTTGAAGAAAAACAAACGCGGTATAGCTATCAATGGTTACAAGTTGACTGCGATTCTTGTTTCAATCTTGATCATTGTGCCTGCTCTTGGTATCAATGGTATGAATGACTTATATAATTGGTTGTTGAACCTTAACTCAATCGTTATGCCAATGCGTTATCTATGGGTATTCTTCGCATTCATGATGCTATCAAAACATATCGACAGTTTCCAATCAGATTATATGTTTGTTAAAAACAAGTACGTCGGCTTTGGATTAGGTCTTTGGACATTCTTCCTAACAGCCTTCGCATGTATCTTAGGTATGGTTCCTAAGATGAACATGGCACAAGATCCATCATCATGGTGGTTCCAATTAGCACTTAACATCATCACACCTCTAGCTTTAATTGCTTTAGGATTGGTCTTACCTGCTATTGCCAAACGTACTAATAAAGAATTAGATGAAATCTAA
- a CDS encoding transglycosylase domain-containing protein → MRKKKMEHRLIKKRKKWPWILLTLVLLIVLSIGAFWWKYGYDIRNTIADGYSYSQGLKKSDFHPKNSTVIYDRNGKEIKKLSQSSSNYTPISGINPKISKGLVAVEDQRFYIHHGVDPYGIMRSTVSTLLHRRTEGGSTLTQQLVKNVILQDQSQNLTRKLKEMVIAQQLEKKFTKKQILEFYINDVYMGHGSYGFSAASDYYFSQNQNDLSIDKLAVLVGIPNNPVYYDPVAFPQRTVKRRNMILYIFYQQGLISKKTYQEARTKPLGLQINEKKYDNDVSNNYALSYAVFNATEELMKSAGFTMRYDFKDDADRNAYNTSYQQAYERAHGQLMDGGYTIQTTIDESVQSKIEELVNNAYKSYTGRDVHGKLAPQVSSTVIDNKTGDVIAIVGGRTTNGDQVNRAISGYRQPGSTAKPIVAYAPAFERGYLPQSTVIDSAVGNPTVHNWYSGYTGSNTLRHALENSINTIAYKLAASDTKHTYYDDLAKMEFARLDPNQKADPRLAIGSFKYGVTTTEMASAYSSFSRGGKFVHPSNLSSIYDNDNGRYIYQNTHMKKSVYTKNASYMMINTMQSVITDGLGKAAALDNYKYTAGKTGTTDDTKDSYFVGMTPSFTIANWTGNDVPSTLTQSEDALAMQAFKAEGEYLVDHMKQKQTNFKKPNTVTVSGNNLTVNTSNEKPSIQDIIDTDFSKYNSEQEDKNTNRLYNLDYRIIYHLTKKEEFKREDKVQKAIDKYNESPITKESQYNKKLSELQKIRYLNANVKRQSAKIDFNKQILELQKDLNMSQAMFQAAKDNKKVAKYEAEKEAIETQRAQKRQSMVDKLMPQYNSQLQKVKEAYKNDDSDKADQKQKLIDIMDEIRSYGGNVPDVKIDANGNSTTSSSSSSNDSSSSSNLSSN, encoded by the coding sequence ATGCGTAAGAAAAAAATGGAACACAGATTAATTAAAAAAAGAAAAAAATGGCCATGGATTTTATTAACGTTAGTACTACTGATTGTTTTGAGTATCGGAGCTTTCTGGTGGAAGTATGGCTATGATATTAGAAATACGATTGCTGACGGTTATTCATACAGTCAAGGATTGAAGAAATCGGACTTTCATCCTAAAAATTCAACCGTTATATATGACCGTAACGGTAAAGAAATCAAAAAGTTATCGCAATCGAGTTCGAACTACACACCGATTAGTGGAATCAATCCGAAAATCAGTAAGGGATTAGTTGCTGTGGAAGACCAGCGTTTCTATATTCATCATGGGGTTGATCCATATGGTATTATGCGATCCACCGTTTCGACACTGTTGCATCGTCGGACTGAGGGTGGTTCAACGTTGACACAACAACTAGTTAAGAATGTTATCTTACAAGATCAGTCACAAAATTTGACCCGTAAATTAAAAGAAATGGTCATTGCCCAACAATTAGAGAAGAAGTTTACGAAGAAACAAATTCTCGAGTTTTATATAAATGATGTCTATATGGGGCACGGTTCATATGGATTTAGTGCGGCTTCAGACTACTACTTTTCACAGAATCAAAATGATTTATCAATCGATAAATTAGCGGTACTAGTCGGTATTCCTAATAACCCAGTTTATTATGACCCAGTAGCATTTCCTCAAAGAACTGTAAAACGTCGCAATATGATTTTATACATCTTCTATCAACAAGGTTTGATCTCAAAGAAGACTTACCAAGAAGCTCGGACTAAGCCACTAGGATTGCAGATCAATGAGAAGAAATATGATAATGATGTTTCAAATAACTATGCCTTGAGCTATGCAGTATTTAATGCAACTGAAGAATTGATGAAATCGGCTGGATTTACGATGCGTTATGACTTCAAGGATGATGCTGATCGTAATGCCTACAATACGAGTTACCAACAAGCATACGAACGTGCTCATGGTCAATTAATGGATGGTGGCTACACGATTCAAACAACGATTGATGAGTCAGTTCAAAGTAAGATTGAAGAGTTAGTTAATAATGCCTATAAGTCTTATACTGGCCGCGATGTTCATGGAAAGCTAGCACCACAAGTATCTAGCACCGTTATAGATAATAAAACGGGTGACGTTATAGCGATAGTCGGTGGAAGAACTACGAATGGTGATCAGGTTAATCGAGCGATAAGTGGATATCGCCAACCAGGTTCAACAGCTAAGCCAATCGTTGCGTATGCACCAGCATTTGAAAGAGGCTATTTGCCACAGAGTACCGTTATTGATTCGGCAGTTGGTAATCCGACCGTACATAACTGGTACAGTGGCTACACAGGCAGCAATACTTTACGTCATGCTTTGGAAAACTCTATTAATACAATTGCTTACAAGTTGGCTGCCTCGGATACAAAGCATACTTATTATGATGATTTAGCTAAAATGGAATTTGCCCGCTTAGACCCCAATCAAAAGGCTGATCCACGACTAGCTATCGGTTCATTTAAATATGGTGTCACAACTACGGAAATGGCATCAGCATACAGTTCATTCTCCCGTGGGGGCAAGTTTGTCCATCCAAGTAACTTGTCGAGTATTTATGATAATGATAACGGACGCTATATTTATCAAAATACGCATATGAAGAAGTCGGTTTACACCAAGAACGCCAGTTATATGATGATTAATACGATGCAATCCGTTATTACCGATGGACTTGGTAAAGCGGCCGCTTTGGATAACTATAAGTACACGGCCGGTAAGACAGGTACCACTGATGATACAAAGGATTCGTATTTTGTAGGAATGACACCTAGTTTTACGATTGCTAACTGGACAGGTAATGATGTGCCATCAACTTTGACCCAGAGCGAAGATGCTTTGGCAATGCAGGCCTTCAAAGCTGAAGGGGAGTATTTAGTTGATCATATGAAACAGAAACAGACTAACTTCAAAAAGCCTAATACAGTTACTGTTAGTGGAAATAACTTGACTGTGAATACAAGTAATGAAAAACCAAGCATCCAAGATATCATTGATACTGATTTTTCAAAGTATAATTCAGAACAAGAAGATAAGAACACTAATCGACTCTATAACCTTGATTATCGAATTATTTATCACTTAACTAAGAAAGAAGAGTTTAAGCGAGAAGATAAGGTGCAAAAGGCCATCGATAAGTATAATGAGTCGCCAATAACGAAGGAGTCACAATACAATAAGAAGTTAAGCGAATTACAAAAGATACGTTATTTGAATGCTAACGTTAAACGTCAAAGTGCCAAGATTGATTTCAATAAACAAATTCTGGAATTACAGAAGGATTTGAATATGAGTCAGGCCATGTTCCAAGCAGCTAAGGATAATAAAAAAGTTGCAAAATATGAAGCTGAGAAAGAAGCAATTGAAACCCAACGGGCTCAAAAACGTCAATCAATGGTTGATAAACTAATGCCGCAATATAATTCTCAACTTCAAAAGGTTAAAGAAGCTTATAAGAACGATGATTCAGATAAGGCGGACCAGAAACAGAAGTTAATCGATATTATGGATGAGATTAGAAGTTATGGTGGAAATGTTCCTGACGTTAAAATTGATGCTAATGGGAATTCCACAACAAGTAGTTCTAGTTCTTCAAATGATTCATCATCATCTTCTAATTTGAGTAGTAATTAA